A stretch of the Aminipila terrae genome encodes the following:
- the rplC gene encoding 50S ribosomal protein L3, translated as MKTILGKKIGMTQIFSEAGEVIPVTVIEAGPVVVTQVKTTETDGYEAVQIGFEDTKAHRVTKPLTGHFNKNGLGLKKHLAEFRLEDGEAYEVGQTITAAEFEIGKKLDVTGTSKGKGTQGNIKRHGHQRGPTTHGSKHKRLAGALAAGTYPSRVFKGNQGPGRMGRDTVTVQNVVLVKVIEERNLMLVRGAVPGPKGGLLRIQYAVKGQDK; from the coding sequence ATGAAAACTATCTTAGGAAAGAAAATCGGAATGACTCAGATTTTCTCAGAAGCAGGAGAAGTCATTCCTGTAACAGTTATCGAAGCTGGTCCTGTAGTAGTAACTCAGGTTAAGACAACTGAAACTGATGGTTACGAAGCAGTTCAGATCGGATTCGAAGATACTAAAGCTCACAGAGTAACTAAGCCTTTGACTGGACACTTCAATAAGAATGGTCTTGGATTAAAGAAACATCTGGCTGAGTTCAGACTTGAAGACGGTGAAGCTTACGAAGTTGGACAGACTATCACAGCAGCTGAATTCGAAATCGGAAAGAAGCTGGACGTAACTGGTACTTCAAAGGGTAAAGGAACTCAGGGTAACATTAAGAGACATGGACATCAGAGAGGTCCGACAACTCACGGTTCAAAGCACAAGAGACTTGCTGGTGCACTGGCTGCGGGTACTTATCCTTCAAGAGTATTTAAGGGTAATCAGGGCCCTGGTAGAATGGGTCGTGATACAGTGACAGTACAGAACGTTGTATTAGTAAAGGTTATCGAAGAAAGAAACCTGATGCTTGTAAGAGGTGCTGTGCCTGGTCCTAAGGGCGGCTTACTACGCATTCAGTACGCAGTAAAAGGTCAGGACAAATAG
- the rpsJ gene encoding 30S ribosomal protein S10, whose product MGGKKNERTTKIRIKLKAYDHKSLDVSAAKIVETAKKTGADVSGPIPLPTEKEVVTILRAVHKYKDSREQFEQRTHKRLIDITNTTPKTVDALMKLDLPAGVDIEIKL is encoded by the coding sequence ATAGGAGGAAAGAAAAATGAGCGAACAACAAAAATCAGAATTAAGCTTAAGGCATATGACCACAAGTCATTGGATGTGTCTGCAGCTAAAATTGTTGAGACAGCTAAGAAGACAGGTGCTGATGTATCAGGCCCTATTCCGCTTCCAACAGAAAAAGAAGTGGTAACAATCTTGAGAGCAGTTCATAAGTATAAGGACAGCAGAGAGCAGTTCGAACAGAGAACTCACAAGAGACTGATTGATATCACAAACACTACTCCAAAGACAGTTGATGCTTTAATGAAGCTTGACTTACCAGCTGGCGTAGACATTGAAATCAAACTTTAA
- a CDS encoding carbohydrate kinase family protein yields MEEAFWYEEHNCYWGIAADIEGHPYDDLKRSESNPGKISVSYGGVGRNITENLARMGAGVSFVSAAGNDFVGRMAVQELAALGVGVENIHLIEDENTAMYLSILNNVGDMELALCNMDVLERISVDIINQAMPLLQSSKMVAMDANLTEDVQLYIMDKLQGIPLFLDPVSAPKAERSKKYIGRFHTIKPNIGEAEVLSGIEITDEKSLAKAGAYFITRGVKQVFITLNARGVYYKDTREEGILRLWDCISIVSATGAGDAFSAAIIDSFIRGKNIAETSFYGMAAAQVAMQTKTAVNPQMCMRKIEEKINMVSKTI; encoded by the coding sequence TTGGAGGAAGCATTTTGGTATGAGGAGCATAACTGTTATTGGGGCATTGCGGCAGATATAGAGGGACATCCCTATGATGATCTTAAAAGAAGTGAATCTAATCCTGGAAAAATATCTGTTTCATATGGTGGAGTTGGAAGAAATATTACTGAAAATTTAGCCAGGATGGGGGCTGGAGTTTCTTTTGTATCTGCTGCCGGAAATGACTTTGTAGGCAGAATGGCGGTGCAGGAGCTGGCGGCTCTTGGAGTAGGAGTAGAAAATATTCATCTGATTGAAGATGAAAATACTGCTATGTATTTGTCCATTTTAAACAACGTAGGAGATATGGAACTGGCACTTTGCAATATGGATGTGCTGGAACGGATTTCCGTTGACATTATAAACCAGGCTATGCCCCTTTTACAATCCTCAAAAATGGTTGCAATGGATGCCAATCTGACGGAAGATGTACAACTTTATATTATGGATAAACTTCAGGGAATTCCTTTGTTTCTGGATCCTGTTTCAGCTCCTAAAGCAGAACGTTCGAAGAAATATATAGGGAGGTTTCATACAATAAAACCCAATATAGGTGAGGCAGAAGTATTATCTGGAATAGAAATTACAGACGAAAAGAGTCTTGCCAAAGCTGGGGCATATTTTATTACCCGTGGAGTAAAGCAGGTGTTTATTACTTTAAACGCAAGAGGCGTATATTATAAAGACACGCGGGAGGAAGGTATCTTAAGGCTATGGGATTGTATCTCCATTGTTAGTGCTACTGGAGCGGGAGATGCTTTTTCGGCTGCAATCATTGACAGTTTTATACGGGGAAAGAATATTGCGGAAACATCTTTTTACGGAATGGCAGCTGCGCAAGTTGCCATGCAAACGAAAACCGCAGTGAATCCTCAAATGTGTATGAGAAAAATAGAAGAAAAAATCAACATGGTGAGTAAAACAATATAA
- a CDS encoding uridine kinase family protein encodes MIRRETPVTQAEVDGIEKRMRELIAADIPFGKEGRLYTLEEHKEFFCGRMVPSTGYIKFFELRKYRRGVLLRFPHPKNPNVIPEYVDEVKLYGAFGEVTNWGKLMEVSYAKDLNAKVRNGQYKELIQLSEALHEKKVAELADIIKREKKRIILIAGPSSSGKTTFAKRLLIQLKVNGLKPIYMGTDDYFVEREDTPLDENGEPNFEDLEAIDIQLFNANMNALLAGQEVDLPSFDFMDGHKKFGNRLMKITSKQPIIIEGIHALNKDLTALIPDAEKFKIYISPLTQLNIDEHNRIPVTDARMLRRMVRDYNFRGHSAKSTINAWPKVRAGEDKNIFPFSNEADAFFNSVHLYEISVLKKYAEPLLKEIKKEEPEYSEAKRILKLLGFFDAIEDDSIIANNSILREFIGGSILV; translated from the coding sequence ATGATCAGAAGAGAGACGCCTGTTACCCAGGCTGAAGTGGATGGTATAGAAAAACGAATGCGGGAATTAATTGCTGCAGATATTCCCTTTGGAAAGGAAGGACGTCTTTATACACTGGAGGAACATAAAGAATTTTTCTGTGGGCGGATGGTACCGTCTACCGGATATATTAAATTTTTTGAACTTAGGAAGTATAGAAGGGGAGTACTGCTGAGATTTCCTCATCCTAAAAATCCAAATGTGATACCTGAATATGTTGATGAGGTTAAACTTTATGGTGCTTTTGGGGAAGTAACAAACTGGGGAAAACTTATGGAAGTATCCTATGCAAAAGATTTGAATGCAAAGGTAAGAAATGGTCAGTACAAAGAACTGATACAACTTTCAGAGGCCTTGCATGAGAAAAAAGTTGCGGAGCTTGCAGATATTATTAAACGTGAAAAAAAGAGAATTATTTTAATAGCGGGACCTTCTTCCTCTGGAAAAACTACCTTTGCAAAAAGGCTTCTGATTCAGCTGAAGGTCAATGGATTAAAACCTATATATATGGGAACAGACGACTATTTTGTAGAGCGTGAGGATACACCTCTTGATGAAAATGGTGAACCTAATTTTGAAGATTTGGAAGCCATTGATATACAGTTATTTAATGCTAATATGAATGCGCTCCTTGCCGGGCAGGAAGTGGATCTGCCTAGTTTCGATTTTATGGATGGCCATAAGAAATTTGGAAACAGACTGATGAAGATTACTTCAAAACAGCCTATTATTATTGAGGGGATCCATGCGTTAAATAAAGACCTGACAGCCCTGATTCCTGATGCAGAAAAGTTTAAAATTTATATCAGTCCATTAACCCAGTTAAATATAGACGAGCACAATCGAATTCCTGTTACGGATGCCCGTATGCTGAGAAGAATGGTAAGGGATTACAATTTCAGAGGGCACTCAGCTAAAAGCACTATTAATGCCTGGCCGAAAGTGAGAGCAGGAGAAGATAAAAATATATTCCCTTTTAGTAATGAAGCAGATGCCTTTTTTAATTCGGTACACTTATATGAAATTTCTGTGCTGAAGAAATATGCAGAGCCCTTACTGAAGGAAATTAAAAAAGAAGAACCAGAGTATAGTGAAGCAAAAAGAATTTTAAAACTTTTAGGTTTCTTTGATGCAATTGAGGATGATTCCATCATTGCAAACAATTCAATTTTAAGGGAATTTATTGGAGGAAGCATTTTGGTATGA
- a CDS encoding DUF378 domain-containing protein has protein sequence MRKIVLALIIIGAINWGLIGFFRYDLISSIFGTNLELISRIIFALVGISGLYAITFFKGQRTHV, from the coding sequence TTGAGAAAAATCGTACTTGCACTTATAATCATCGGAGCTATAAATTGGGGACTTATTGGATTTTTCAGATATGACCTGATTTCTAGTATTTTCGGTACTAATCTTGAATTAATAAGCAGAATAATTTTTGCACTTGTTGGAATCTCCGGACTTTATGCAATCACATTCTTTAAAGGTCAGCGCACTCATGTATAA
- a CDS encoding YdbC family protein — MAGNEKKSEEVTYEIIQHMGVIAKYSNRWTKELNKISWNGSNPKFDIRDWDEHHEHMSRGITLREDEMQILYDLLRDNLPKTQLDKQVV; from the coding sequence ATGGCGGGAAATGAAAAGAAAAGCGAAGAAGTGACCTATGAAATTATCCAGCATATGGGGGTTATTGCAAAGTACAGTAATCGATGGACAAAAGAACTTAACAAAATCTCATGGAATGGAAGCAATCCCAAGTTTGATATCAGAGACTGGGATGAACATCATGAGCATATGTCCAGAGGAATTACATTGCGAGAAGATGAAATGCAGATTTTATATGATTTATTAAGAGACAATTTACCAAAAACACAATTGGATAAACAGGTGGTGTAG
- a CDS encoding PHP domain-containing protein, with the protein MKIKKLGDRGSAEFYERLELLMRKLKLMGLKGMECFHTDHTKEESMKLVEIAEKYHLHITEGSDYHGPEFEK; encoded by the coding sequence ATGAAAATAAAAAAACTGGGAGACAGAGGGTCTGCAGAGTTTTATGAAAGACTGGAGCTGCTGATGCGGAAACTTAAGCTGATGGGGTTAAAGGGTATGGAATGTTTCCATACAGATCACACAAAGGAAGAAAGCATGAAACTGGTTGAAATTGCTGAAAAATACCATTTGCATATCACGGAAGGCTCAGACTATCATGGTCCAGAATTTGAAAAATAG
- a CDS encoding PHP domain-containing protein: protein MKNKVDYHLHTYYSDGSMSPTEIVRRAKDLEYTEIAITDHDGIDGVKEAQIAGNALEIKVISGIELSTALKGQDFSEEINLHILGYRIDIKNKELNAELENIKENRHRRNEKLLAVLKDMGYELSQEDLHLNEEQDYIGKPVIARAMLKRGYIQDAKEAFEPGKFLESPEAKAVKKDKISAQKAIELISGAGG, encoded by the coding sequence ATGAAAAATAAAGTGGACTATCATTTACACACATATTACTCGGATGGCTCCATGTCGCCCACTGAAATCGTGAGAAGGGCGAAAGATCTGGAATATACGGAAATTGCTATAACAGATCACGATGGGATAGATGGTGTCAAAGAGGCTCAGATTGCAGGCAATGCACTTGAAATTAAAGTGATATCCGGCATAGAACTATCTACAGCCCTAAAAGGGCAAGATTTTAGTGAAGAAATTAATCTGCACATTCTGGGATATCGTATAGACATAAAGAACAAAGAATTAAATGCAGAACTTGAAAATATAAAAGAGAACCGTCACAGAAGGAATGAAAAACTGCTGGCTGTTCTGAAAGATATGGGATATGAATTATCCCAGGAAGATCTTCACCTGAACGAAGAACAGGATTATATAGGAAAACCTGTTATTGCCAGAGCTATGTTGAAGCGGGGCTACATCCAGGATGCAAAAGAAGCTTTTGAGCCGGGAAAATTTTTGGAATCTCCAGAGGCTAAGGCAGTGAAAAAAGATAAAATTTCAGCACAAAAAGCCATAGAACTTATCAGCGGGGCTGGGGGATAG
- a CDS encoding DJ-1 family glyoxalase III — protein MVYVHLAEGFEEIEAVTCVDLMRRAGIEAVTVSITGQKLVKSVRGLAVEADLLFEEADYNDCEMIVLPGGMPGAKNLGEHKELIKNIKEFAEKNKWIAAICAAPMILGREGLLKGRHATIFPGMEAHLAGAVTVKDRVVTDKNIITSKGPGTAMEFAAAIVEVLKGQRVAEDLKKDLVMYEK, from the coding sequence ATGGTATACGTTCATTTAGCTGAAGGCTTTGAAGAAATTGAAGCGGTTACATGTGTGGATTTAATGAGAAGAGCCGGGATTGAAGCCGTTACTGTAAGCATAACTGGGCAAAAACTTGTAAAAAGTGTCAGAGGCCTGGCGGTAGAAGCGGATCTTTTATTTGAAGAAGCAGATTATAATGATTGTGAGATGATTGTACTTCCGGGAGGGATGCCGGGAGCCAAAAATCTGGGTGAACATAAAGAACTGATAAAGAATATCAAAGAGTTTGCAGAAAAGAATAAATGGATTGCTGCTATTTGCGCAGCTCCAATGATTTTAGGCCGTGAGGGCCTTTTAAAAGGCCGACACGCTACTATTTTTCCGGGGATGGAAGCCCATTTAGCCGGGGCAGTTACAGTAAAGGATCGGGTTGTCACTGACAAAAATATTATAACTTCAAAGGGACCGGGGACGGCTATGGAATTCGCTGCTGCCATAGTTGAGGTTTTAAAAGGACAAAGAGTGGCAGAAGACTTAAAAAAGGACTTGGTGATGTATGAAAAATAA
- a CDS encoding DUF1461 domain-containing protein, which produces MRILIKTFSIALAVTIPITSFCLGANIVTRMPDVYQYEFKATDVLKNFDLNKNDDQMGEFISDFMTGKIAKLQIIKEDDDRPQSVFTKNEMLAAANARKYMNILAAIGIMALIFMVVSFIMLKKYEFDKEIRRQFKLGAIIYGCLIVAYVAGYFIAAKTGHSLGDLLGYIPHEDDLLPQIITDGLKRRLFYSTAVVSTIIMGILGYIIYKITEPKRIFSRNYY; this is translated from the coding sequence ATGAGAATTTTAATTAAAACATTTTCCATTGCATTAGCAGTGACTATACCGATAACATCATTTTGTTTAGGTGCTAATATTGTTACAAGGATGCCTGATGTATACCAGTATGAATTTAAGGCTACTGATGTACTGAAGAACTTTGATTTAAATAAAAATGACGATCAGATGGGTGAGTTCATTTCTGATTTTATGACTGGAAAAATAGCCAAATTACAGATTATTAAAGAAGATGATGACAGGCCCCAATCGGTTTTTACTAAAAATGAAATGTTGGCTGCAGCTAATGCCCGGAAATATATGAACATTCTGGCTGCTATAGGAATCATGGCTTTGATTTTTATGGTGGTATCTTTTATCATGCTTAAAAAATATGAATTTGATAAAGAAATACGCAGACAATTTAAACTTGGTGCCATTATATATGGGTGCCTGATAGTGGCTTATGTGGCAGGCTATTTTATTGCTGCAAAGACGGGACATTCTTTAGGAGATTTACTGGGATATATACCGCATGAAGATGATTTGCTGCCACAGATTATTACGGATGGACTTAAAAGGCGTTTGTTTTATTCTACAGCGGTGGTCTCCACAATTATTATGGGTATACTGGGATATATCATATATAAGATTACTGAGCCAAAGAGAATATTTTCCAGAAATTATTATTAA
- a CDS encoding ABC transporter permease encodes MEAFLAACVVAGTPLVLATVGELITEKSGSLNLGVEGMMLMGAVMGFVAAYNTGNPVLAILCAALAGAGGALIFALVTVTLRANQTVTGLTLTIFGTGFASFVGQPMIGFSVPNSVSTFFTKTSIPGLGNIPFLGPVLFKQDIFVYFAYVIVMVSCVYMYKTRLGLNMRAVGENAAAADASGINVTLYKYAHIVMGGALCGLGGAYLSLIRVPIWQSDVVTGRGWIAVALVIFASWNPVKALVGAIFFGGLSILGLRLQAMGFTVSQYLVDMIPYVATVIIVIISSHKKKKENQPPADLGNNYFREER; translated from the coding sequence ATGGAAGCTTTCTTAGCAGCATGCGTAGTAGCGGGAACTCCGCTGGTACTGGCTACTGTAGGTGAATTAATTACTGAAAAGTCCGGAAGTCTTAATCTGGGTGTAGAAGGTATGATGCTTATGGGTGCAGTAATGGGGTTTGTTGCAGCCTATAATACAGGTAATCCGGTGCTGGCAATTTTATGTGCAGCTCTTGCAGGAGCAGGCGGGGCACTGATATTTGCCCTTGTTACGGTTACTTTAAGGGCTAATCAGACTGTTACAGGGTTAACCTTAACCATTTTCGGAACTGGCTTTGCAAGTTTTGTGGGACAACCTATGATTGGTTTTTCAGTGCCAAATTCAGTAAGTACATTTTTTACTAAAACCTCAATACCTGGGCTTGGAAACATTCCTTTTTTAGGACCTGTATTGTTTAAACAGGATATATTTGTATACTTTGCTTATGTTATTGTAATGGTATCCTGCGTATATATGTATAAAACCCGTCTGGGCCTGAATATGAGGGCTGTGGGAGAAAATGCGGCAGCAGCAGATGCATCAGGTATCAATGTTACCCTTTATAAATATGCACATATTGTTATGGGTGGGGCTCTGTGTGGGCTTGGTGGTGCTTATCTGTCCCTGATCCGTGTTCCTATCTGGCAGTCAGATGTTGTTACAGGCAGAGGGTGGATAGCAGTAGCTCTTGTTATATTTGCATCATGGAACCCTGTAAAGGCATTGGTTGGTGCAATTTTCTTTGGAGGATTAAGCATATTGGGGCTCAGACTTCAGGCCATGGGCTTTACAGTTTCCCAGTATCTGGTGGATATGATTCCTTATGTGGCAACAGTGATTATCGTAATTATCAGTTCCCATAAGAAAAAGAAAGAAAATCAGCCGCCAGCTGATTTGGGAAATAATTATTTCAGAGAAGAACGTTAA
- a CDS encoding ABC transporter permease, protein MNLLKITKRDNLNKKQELLIRILAIVLSIVCSGLILVIFGLDPVSIFRAIIDGSLGTDLRIQQTIIKAVPLIITSLGILVAFKMKFWNIGGEGQIVMGALAATFVALNFGDMPKPLMLLLMAVASMIAGGFWAFIPAIFKAKMGTNETIFTLMMNYIAIKFVTYLQYGPWMDPNANGFPKIAPFPENAILPSVFGVHAGWIMAIMCTAFIYFLMKYTKLGYEITVVGESFETARYAGMNINKIIIVAMMISGGLCGLVGMIQASAIEKTLVAGISCGYGFTAIITAWLARLNAVATLFACLAFAMLIQGALISSWL, encoded by the coding sequence ATGAACTTGCTTAAAATAACAAAAAGAGACAACCTTAATAAAAAACAGGAACTTCTCATAAGAATACTTGCCATTGTTCTGTCAATTGTTTGCTCTGGATTGATTCTGGTGATTTTTGGACTGGATCCCGTAAGTATATTCAGAGCTATTATAGATGGTTCTCTTGGTACAGACCTGAGGATACAACAGACTATAATCAAAGCAGTTCCATTAATTATAACTTCTCTTGGAATACTGGTTGCTTTTAAGATGAAATTCTGGAATATCGGAGGAGAAGGGCAGATTGTGATGGGAGCTCTTGCAGCAACTTTTGTGGCCCTTAATTTTGGTGATATGCCAAAACCTCTTATGCTTCTGCTGATGGCAGTTGCTTCCATGATTGCAGGAGGATTCTGGGCATTTATACCAGCAATATTTAAAGCTAAAATGGGAACAAACGAAACCATATTTACCCTGATGATGAACTATATTGCCATAAAATTTGTCACCTATCTTCAATATGGCCCATGGATGGACCCAAATGCAAATGGGTTTCCTAAGATAGCGCCTTTTCCTGAAAATGCTATTCTACCCTCGGTATTTGGGGTGCATGCAGGATGGATTATGGCGATAATGTGCACTGCTTTCATATACTTCCTTATGAAGTATACAAAACTGGGATACGAAATAACTGTTGTAGGTGAAAGCTTTGAGACGGCAAGATATGCTGGTATGAATATTAACAAAATAATCATTGTGGCCATGATGATATCAGGAGGACTTTGCGGGCTGGTAGGCATGATTCAGGCTTCAGCCATTGAAAAAACTCTTGTAGCCGGCATTTCGTGCGGGTATGGATTTACTGCCATTATTACGGCATGGCTGGCAAGATTAAATGCGGTTGCAACTTTGTTTGCCTGCCTGGCTTTTGCTATGCTTATTCAGGGGGCGCTTATATCCAGCTGGCTATGA